A part of Larkinella insperata genomic DNA contains:
- a CDS encoding sensor histidine kinase: MTTSSTDYSDNISLFHQIVTDSQSGVVVFEAVYNSEGQFVDFQFAFINPAGAAILGKPAEQLIGQRYLAYFSQAENSGLFGLYRQVLESGKPVHLSEVGYQADGLDGWFDLWISRFGNAVVVTYTDVTSIKQTKLALETQAFQLRTTLDASISSIFYMTAIRNEQNRIVDFLMVMSNKAVLRSNNMTPEQVEGKQLLKVFPGNADNGFFDLYVRVTESGEPESSISYYRDDIGLEGWFEVSAVKQDDGVVVTFMNITDQKKAESELQQKNEALVQSNQNLQSFAYIASHDLQAPLRKIRTFSDVLLHQYNSGLQPEAQDILHRINLAATRMSSMVQDLLTYSRLTTQPPEHHTVSLSSILSDVVGDLDPAIQETGASIRLDSLPELAGDPVELGQLFQNLLSNALKFRRPGIPPRVRITCLGVAAADLPESVKPSSSVSRFYRISVSDNGIGFKATDTKRIFQMFQRLHNKNEYEGTGIGLAICQKVVENHGGAIRATSQPDQGAVFDVYLPA; this comes from the coding sequence ATGACCACTTCCTCTACCGATTACTCCGATAATATTTCTCTTTTCCACCAAATCGTAACCGACAGCCAGTCCGGTGTGGTTGTGTTTGAGGCAGTTTATAACAGTGAGGGGCAGTTTGTAGACTTCCAGTTTGCCTTCATCAACCCGGCTGGTGCGGCCATTCTGGGCAAACCCGCCGAGCAACTGATCGGGCAACGCTACCTGGCGTATTTCTCCCAGGCCGAAAACAGCGGTCTGTTTGGTCTGTATCGGCAGGTATTGGAAAGCGGTAAACCGGTCCATTTATCGGAGGTGGGCTATCAGGCTGATGGCCTGGATGGCTGGTTTGATCTGTGGATCAGCAGGTTTGGCAATGCAGTAGTGGTTACCTACACGGATGTCACGTCCATAAAACAAACTAAACTGGCCCTGGAAACGCAGGCTTTCCAACTGCGGACCACCCTGGATGCTTCCATCAGCAGCATTTTTTACATGACTGCCATCCGCAACGAACAAAACCGGATCGTTGACTTTCTGATGGTGATGTCCAACAAGGCGGTCTTGCGCAGCAACAACATGACGCCGGAGCAGGTGGAAGGAAAGCAACTGCTGAAAGTATTTCCGGGAAATGCCGACAACGGTTTTTTTGACCTGTATGTGCGGGTGACGGAAAGCGGGGAACCCGAAAGTAGCATCAGCTATTACCGCGACGATATAGGTCTCGAGGGTTGGTTTGAGGTATCAGCCGTTAAGCAGGACGACGGGGTGGTGGTCACGTTCATGAACATTACCGACCAGAAAAAAGCCGAATCGGAATTGCAGCAGAAAAACGAAGCGTTGGTGCAATCCAACCAGAACCTGCAATCGTTTGCTTACATTGCCAGCCACGATTTACAGGCTCCGTTGCGCAAAATACGCACGTTTTCCGACGTACTGCTGCATCAATACAACAGCGGATTGCAACCGGAAGCGCAGGATATTCTGCACCGCATCAACCTGGCGGCTACCCGCATGTCCAGTATGGTTCAGGATTTGCTGACTTATTCCCGCCTAACCACCCAACCGCCTGAACACCACACGGTTTCGCTTTCGAGCATTCTTTCCGATGTCGTCGGCGATCTGGACCCGGCCATTCAGGAAACCGGCGCGTCGATCCGGCTCGATTCACTGCCGGAGCTTGCCGGTGACCCCGTGGAGCTGGGCCAACTGTTTCAGAACCTGCTCAGTAACGCCCTGAAATTTCGGCGGCCGGGTATTCCCCCTCGGGTCAGAATCACGTGTTTAGGCGTGGCTGCCGCCGACTTACCCGAGTCGGTCAAGCCGTCCAGTTCGGTCTCCCGGTTCTACCGAATCAGCGTATCCGACAACGGAATTGGCTTTAAAGCCACCGACACCAAACGCATCTTTCAGATGTTCCAGCGGCTGCACAACAAAAATGAATACGAAGGAACCGGCATCGGGCTGGCGATCTGCCAGAAAGTGGTCGAGAATCACGGCGGGGCCATTCGGGCCACCAGCCAACCGGATCAGGGAGCGGTTTTTGATGTGTATCTGCCCGCTTAA
- a CDS encoding sugar phosphate isomerase/epimerase family protein: MMNRRNFLGTSLGLGAFSALALNACNSSTSNSNAESGTDSTASSGAAAEVKTKSIGLQLYTLRDDIQKQGIETILAQVAKLGYKEVENFGYNEGKFFGKTPAEYTKILKDTGLSAVSGHTLTGRSKQAGGADGLTKNWQRVVDDAAAVGQEYIIIAYLFDDERKPDDYKQLVNLLSKGQETARKAGLTLGYHNHDFEFTQRVDGQMPYELILEKTTVQMEMDLYWITRTGQKPADYFAKYPGRFPLWHVKDMANTPEKEFAEVGTGTIDFAAIFEEAAKAGMKHYFVEQDICKRPPLESIKISIDNIQNAKWG, translated from the coding sequence ATGATGAATCGCAGAAATTTTCTTGGAACGTCCCTGGGGCTTGGGGCTTTTTCCGCCCTCGCACTGAATGCCTGCAACAGTTCTACCTCCAACTCGAACGCTGAATCGGGCACCGACTCGACGGCCAGTTCCGGAGCCGCAGCCGAAGTAAAGACCAAATCCATTGGTTTGCAGCTGTATACCCTCCGGGACGACATTCAGAAGCAGGGCATTGAAACCATTCTGGCCCAGGTTGCCAAACTAGGGTACAAAGAAGTAGAAAACTTTGGCTACAACGAAGGGAAATTCTTCGGGAAAACTCCGGCAGAATACACCAAGATTCTGAAAGATACCGGCTTGTCGGCCGTAAGCGGGCATACCCTAACCGGGCGCTCCAAACAGGCGGGGGGCGCAGATGGCTTGACGAAAAACTGGCAGCGGGTGGTGGACGACGCGGCCGCTGTTGGTCAGGAATACATCATCATCGCGTATTTGTTCGACGATGAACGAAAACCGGACGATTACAAACAACTGGTTAACCTGCTGTCGAAAGGCCAGGAAACCGCCCGGAAAGCGGGTTTGACGCTGGGCTACCACAACCACGACTTTGAATTTACCCAGCGCGTCGACGGGCAAATGCCGTACGAGCTGATCTTGGAAAAGACGACCGTCCAGATGGAGATGGATCTGTACTGGATTACCCGGACCGGCCAGAAACCCGCCGATTACTTCGCTAAATACCCCGGCCGTTTTCCGCTCTGGCACGTGAAAGACATGGCCAACACGCCCGAGAAAGAGTTTGCTGAAGTGGGCACCGGAACGATTGATTTTGCCGCTATTTTTGAGGAAGCTGCGAAGGCCGGCATGAAGCATTATTTCGTTGAGCAGGACATCTGCAAGCGTCCCCCGCTGGAAAGTATCAAGATCAGCATTGACAACATCCAGAACGCAAAATGGGGTTGA
- a CDS encoding DUF1501 domain-containing protein produces the protein MNKLLRELQEAALQRETRRHFLHTCSTGLGAMALGSALTSCGFFDKKEEKPALGATASNEPMMPRPAQFSPKAKRVIYIHMAGSPSQLELFDYKPELAKYHGKDCPQALLEGKKFAFIRGVPKMLGPQGKFAQHGQSGAWISDYLPHLQTVADELTFIKSMYTDQFNHAPAQLLMHTGNARLGRPSIGSWVTYGLGSENDNLPGFIVLASGGKQPDAGKSVWGSGFLPTVYQGVQCRTDGDPVLYVSDPQGMNRDIRKQTIDAINDINRQQYEDVKDPEILTRISQYEMAFKMQMSVPDAMDIKSEPEYILKEYGVDPGKGSFARNCLLSRRLIERGVRFVQLFDWGWDTHGTSKDGSIETGLRDKCTESDQAVTALLKDLKQRGLLDETLVVWGGEFGRTPMQENRDGQAMPFMGRDHHLDAFTVWMAGGGVKRGFSYGETDDIGYYAAKDKVHVHDLQATILHLLGFDHTKLTYQFQGRPFRLTDVAGKVVKPVLA, from the coding sequence ATGAACAAATTACTCAGAGAACTTCAGGAAGCGGCTTTGCAGCGCGAAACCCGTCGGCATTTTTTGCATACCTGTTCCACGGGTTTGGGGGCGATGGCCTTGGGTTCGGCCCTGACGAGCTGCGGTTTTTTTGATAAAAAAGAGGAAAAACCGGCGCTGGGTGCAACGGCCTCCAACGAGCCGATGATGCCCCGTCCGGCGCAGTTTTCACCGAAGGCAAAGCGGGTGATTTACATTCATATGGCCGGTTCGCCCTCGCAACTGGAGCTGTTTGATTACAAGCCGGAACTGGCGAAGTACCACGGCAAAGACTGTCCGCAGGCGTTGCTGGAGGGCAAGAAGTTTGCGTTCATCCGGGGGGTGCCGAAAATGCTCGGGCCGCAGGGCAAGTTTGCGCAGCACGGCCAGTCGGGCGCCTGGATTTCCGACTACCTGCCGCACCTGCAAACCGTGGCCGATGAGCTGACGTTCATCAAGTCGATGTATACCGACCAGTTCAACCACGCCCCGGCGCAGTTGCTGATGCACACCGGCAACGCGCGGCTGGGGCGGCCCAGCATTGGCTCGTGGGTGACCTACGGGTTGGGGTCGGAAAATGACAACCTGCCGGGTTTCATCGTGCTGGCGTCGGGCGGAAAGCAGCCGGACGCGGGCAAGTCGGTCTGGGGCAGCGGTTTTCTGCCGACGGTGTACCAGGGCGTTCAGTGCCGCACGGACGGCGATCCGGTTCTGTACGTGTCCGATCCGCAGGGGATGAACCGCGACATCCGGAAGCAAACCATCGACGCCATTAACGACATCAACCGCCAGCAGTACGAAGACGTGAAAGATCCCGAAATTCTGACCCGGATTTCGCAGTACGAAATGGCGTTCAAGATGCAGATGTCGGTGCCCGATGCGATGGACATTAAGAGCGAGCCCGAATACATTCTGAAGGAGTACGGCGTCGATCCGGGCAAGGGGTCGTTTGCTCGTAATTGTTTGTTGTCGAGACGGCTGATCGAGCGAGGAGTTCGATTTGTGCAGCTTTTCGATTGGGGCTGGGACACGCACGGCACCAGCAAAGACGGCTCTATTGAAACCGGCTTGCGCGACAAGTGCACCGAATCTGATCAGGCCGTTACGGCCTTGCTTAAGGACCTCAAACAACGCGGTTTGCTGGACGAAACGCTGGTGGTTTGGGGCGGTGAGTTTGGCCGAACACCGATGCAGGAAAACCGGGACGGGCAGGCGATGCCGTTCATGGGCCGCGACCACCACCTGGATGCGTTCACGGTCTGGATGGCCGGGGGCGGGGTTAAACGGGGTTTCAGTTACGGCGAAACCGATGACATTGGTTACTACGCGGCCAAAGACAAAGTGCATGTTCACGACCTTCAGGCAACCATTCTGCACCTGCTGGGCTTCGATCATACGAAGCTGACGTATCAGTTTCAGGGCCGCCCCTTCCGGCTGACGGACGTGGCCGGGAAAGTAGTCAAGCCTGTTCTGGCTTAG